The following coding sequences lie in one Arthrobacter sp. PGP41 genomic window:
- the thiS gene encoding sulfur carrier protein ThiS, with amino-acid sequence MNITLNGTGHTVADGASITTLVTEVTGRALAADGQATDGRKLGVAVARNAHVVPRSQWFATALTEGDDVELVTAVQGG; translated from the coding sequence ATGAACATCACCCTGAACGGAACCGGACATACAGTCGCCGACGGCGCATCCATCACCACGCTCGTCACCGAGGTCACCGGCCGCGCACTGGCGGCTGACGGCCAGGCCACCGATGGCCGGAAGCTGGGCGTCGCCGTGGCGCGCAACGCCCACGTGGTGCCACGGAGCCAGTGGTTTGCCACCGCGCTCACCGAGGGTGACGACGTCGAACTTGTCACGGCAGTACAGGGAGGCTGA
- a CDS encoding thiazole synthase, translating into METRSTLAGTRPDLHDPLVIDGVALGSRLIMGTGGAPSLEGLGAALLASGTSLTTVAMRRYSPHEAGSLFQLLVDHGIKVLPNTAGCFTARDAVLTAELAREALETDWVKLEVIADEHTLLPDAVELVDATEQLVSRGFKVFAYTNDDPVLALRLENLGATAVMPLGSPIGTGLGILNPHNIELIVSRASVPVVLDAGIGTASDAALAMELGCDAVLLATAVTRAQDPAMMGAAFKHAVIAGRLAKAAGRIPRREHALASSAMEGRAEFL; encoded by the coding sequence ATGGAAACCCGCAGCACCCTCGCCGGCACCCGGCCGGACCTTCATGACCCCCTGGTGATCGACGGCGTCGCGCTCGGATCCCGGCTCATCATGGGCACCGGCGGCGCGCCCAGCCTGGAGGGCCTTGGCGCCGCGCTCCTGGCTTCCGGCACCTCGCTCACCACCGTGGCCATGCGGCGCTATTCACCCCATGAGGCCGGCTCGCTTTTCCAGCTGCTCGTGGACCACGGCATCAAGGTCCTCCCCAACACGGCGGGGTGCTTCACTGCCCGGGACGCTGTCCTCACCGCGGAGCTTGCCAGGGAGGCCTTGGAAACCGACTGGGTGAAGCTGGAAGTCATCGCTGATGAACACACCCTCCTGCCGGATGCCGTGGAACTCGTGGACGCCACCGAGCAGCTGGTCAGCCGGGGATTCAAGGTTTTCGCCTACACCAATGACGACCCCGTCCTGGCGCTTCGGCTCGAGAACCTGGGAGCCACCGCGGTCATGCCGCTCGGCTCGCCCATTGGCACCGGCCTGGGCATCCTTAACCCGCACAACATCGAGCTCATCGTGTCCCGGGCCTCGGTTCCGGTGGTGCTGGATGCGGGCATCGGTACCGCATCCGACGCCGCCCTGGCGATGGAACTCGGATGTGACGCCGTGCTCCTGGCCACGGCGGTGACCCGGGCACAGGATCCGGCCATGATGGGCGCGGCCTTCAAGCATGCCGTCATCGCAGGTAGGCTGGCGAAAGCGGCAGGTCGCATACCTCGCCGTGAACATGCGCTGGCGTCGTCGGCGATGGAAGGCCGGGCCGAGTTCTTGTAG
- a CDS encoding glutamyl-tRNA reductase, with product MVLFSLVATHADIDLETVAQLSNGSSEIATSALSGSTAVTGAIVLATCNRYEIYGEAARPDDVEAARAALVAKISETSGLSEPLVSRSFSTRTGPEVSQHLFAVSAGLDSAVVGEREIAGQVRRALITAQHEGTASSGLVRLFQAASKTAKDVGAQTALGSRGLSIVSVALDLATDLSENPDWSSKKVVVFGTGAYAGATMALLRERGCTDISVFSSSGRAEGFVATRGGTALDADSLRPAVAAADVMIGCSGSDTRVEADELAEVRADSPQPLIAIDLALTHDFDPGVGELDGVELLTLESVRLAAPQEQAESLAQASGIVSGAAKAFEQEREARSVDSAIVALRRHTMSVLDSEMEKVRARHGCTAAAEEVEFALRRMVKQLLHVPTVRARELAANGQQDDYVAALEALYGITVEQPAVAAPQAECPVDHRGLETA from the coding sequence GTGGTTCTTTTTTCATTGGTGGCTACACACGCCGACATCGATCTTGAGACCGTTGCTCAGTTGAGCAACGGTTCTTCGGAGATCGCCACATCCGCCCTCTCCGGATCGACGGCAGTGACGGGTGCGATAGTCCTTGCCACCTGCAACCGCTACGAAATCTACGGCGAAGCCGCCCGGCCTGATGATGTGGAGGCGGCCCGCGCCGCCCTGGTGGCCAAGATCAGCGAAACCAGCGGACTGAGCGAGCCGCTCGTCTCACGCTCCTTCAGCACGCGCACGGGCCCTGAAGTCAGCCAGCACCTCTTTGCCGTCAGCGCCGGCCTGGACTCCGCAGTGGTTGGAGAGCGGGAGATCGCCGGACAGGTGCGGCGAGCGCTGATCACCGCGCAGCATGAAGGCACGGCAAGCTCCGGTTTGGTCCGGCTTTTCCAGGCGGCGTCCAAGACCGCCAAGGACGTGGGAGCACAGACCGCCCTCGGTTCACGGGGCCTCTCGATCGTTTCCGTCGCACTGGACCTGGCCACTGATCTTTCCGAAAACCCGGACTGGTCCAGCAAGAAGGTTGTCGTTTTCGGAACCGGCGCCTACGCCGGAGCCACCATGGCGCTCCTTCGTGAACGCGGCTGCACCGACATCTCGGTTTTCTCCTCCTCCGGCCGCGCCGAAGGATTTGTTGCCACCCGCGGCGGTACGGCACTGGACGCCGATTCACTGCGGCCGGCGGTTGCGGCAGCAGACGTCATGATCGGCTGCAGCGGTTCCGACACCCGGGTGGAGGCCGACGAACTGGCCGAAGTCCGGGCCGACTCCCCGCAGCCCCTGATCGCCATCGACCTTGCGCTCACCCACGACTTCGATCCGGGCGTCGGCGAGCTTGACGGCGTCGAACTGCTCACCCTGGAATCGGTGCGCCTCGCCGCACCCCAGGAGCAGGCCGAGTCGCTGGCCCAGGCCAGCGGAATCGTCAGTGGCGCTGCCAAGGCGTTCGAGCAGGAACGCGAGGCCCGGTCCGTGGATTCCGCCATTGTCGCGCTGCGCCGCCACACCATGAGCGTCCTGGACTCCGAGATGGAAAAGGTCCGGGCCCGGCACGGCTGCACCGCCGCTGCCGAGGAAGTGGAGTTCGCACTCCGCCGCATGGTCAAGCAGCTTCTCCATGTGCCCACGGTGCGGGCCCGCGAACTTGCCGCCAACGGCCAGCAGGACGACTACGTGGCCGCCTTGGAAGCCCTCTACGGCATCACCGTGGAGCAGCCGGCAGTGGCAGCGCCGCAGGCTGAGTGCCCGGTGGACCACCGGGGCCTCGAAACCGCCTGA
- the thiE gene encoding thiamine phosphate synthase gives MNVSRPPAAASPVPATNAFLNAGGGSGVQAARLYLCTDARREQGDFGQFVDAAFAGGVDIIQLRDKSIEAAEELELLAVLKESAVRHGRLWAVNDRADVAVLSGAPVFHIGQKDLPLKAARTLLNGNAAIGLSSHSPEQVDAALAAAAGPSALDYFCVGPLWATPTKPGRAAVGLDLVRYAAAAVAGAEGQEDTFDSGVPWFAIGGIDHSNVEEVVEAGARRIVVVRAITEADDPAAAAASLRSALDGARP, from the coding sequence ATGAATGTGTCCCGCCCTCCTGCCGCTGCATCCCCCGTCCCTGCTACAAACGCCTTTCTCAACGCCGGAGGCGGTTCCGGCGTGCAGGCCGCGCGCCTTTACCTCTGCACGGACGCGCGCCGGGAACAGGGCGATTTCGGGCAGTTCGTCGATGCCGCCTTCGCAGGCGGGGTGGACATCATCCAGCTGCGGGACAAGTCCATCGAAGCCGCCGAGGAGCTGGAGCTCCTGGCCGTACTCAAGGAATCGGCGGTGCGCCACGGCCGGCTGTGGGCGGTGAATGACAGGGCGGACGTCGCAGTGTTGTCCGGAGCCCCGGTATTCCACATCGGCCAAAAGGACCTGCCCCTCAAGGCGGCCCGGACGCTGTTGAACGGCAACGCGGCCATCGGCCTGTCAAGCCACAGCCCGGAGCAGGTGGACGCCGCCCTGGCTGCCGCCGCCGGCCCCTCGGCGCTGGACTACTTCTGCGTGGGGCCGCTCTGGGCAACTCCCACCAAGCCCGGACGGGCCGCCGTCGGGCTTGACCTGGTGAGGTACGCCGCCGCTGCTGTTGCAGGGGCGGAAGGGCAGGAGGACACGTTTGACAGCGGTGTGCCCTGGTTCGCGATCGGCGGCATCGACCACTCCAATGTTGAAGAGGTGGTGGAAGCCGGCGCACGCCGGATCGTGGTGGTCCGGGCCATTACTGAGGCTGATGATCCGGCCGCGGCCGCTGCCTCGCTCCGCAGCGCCCTGGACGGCGCCCGCCCATAA
- a CDS encoding 4a-hydroxytetrahydrobiopterin dehydratase has product MAGKDALPPERVDEALAGLPDWRADNGGLVTVFKMPTAVAALELIAAVGRLAEEQNHHPDLDWRYNRVFIRYTSHDAGGQVTDRDIAAAAGASEAAAASGAVAEPAKYVPGRQ; this is encoded by the coding sequence GTGGCCGGCAAAGACGCCCTTCCCCCGGAACGAGTCGACGAAGCCTTGGCTGGACTGCCTGATTGGCGGGCCGACAATGGCGGATTGGTCACTGTCTTCAAGATGCCGACGGCGGTTGCCGCACTTGAGCTGATTGCCGCCGTCGGACGTCTGGCCGAGGAACAAAACCACCATCCCGACCTCGACTGGCGTTACAACCGCGTCTTTATCCGCTACACGTCCCACGACGCAGGGGGACAGGTGACTGACCGGGACATCGCGGCAGCTGCGGGAGCAAGTGAAGCTGCGGCAGCGTCGGGGGCCGTTGCCGAGCCGGCGAAGTACGTGCCCGGGCGCCAGTAG
- a CDS encoding DEAD/DEAH box helicase: MSELHTHQLLTDDSGTETLEPEETIISDEKPHEIEEKSFADFNVRADIVESLADAGITHPFPIQAMTLPVALSGHDIIGQAKTGTGKTLGFGIPALQRVVGRDDAGYEKLAVPGAPQALVIVPTRELAVQVANDLQTASRKRNARIATIYGGRAYEPQVEALKNGVEVVVGTPGRLIDLYKQKHLSLKNVKIVILDEADEMLDLGFLPDVETLIAATPAVRQTLLFSATMPGPVIAMARRYMTQPTHIRAADPDDEGLTKRDIRQLIYRAHSMDKIEVVSRILQARGRGRTIIFTKTKRTAAKVSEELVDRGFAAAAIHGDLGQGAREQALRAFRNNKVDVLVATDVAARGIDVDDVTHVINYQCVEDEKIYLHRVGRTGRAGNKGTAVTFVDWDDMPRWGLINKALGLSVPEPVETYSSSPHLFEDLDIPEGTKGRLPRDKRTLAGVDAEVLEDLGETGKKNARGGRDAGRDAGRSGGRDSRDRDNRERGGRREGGRSGDSAARTGERRRRTSEPAAAPVAAGDGNAAAGEAEQPSRTRRPRTRTRRRNGEVVGGDKATQPGSSEA; encoded by the coding sequence GTGAGTGAATTGCATACCCACCAGCTTTTGACGGACGACTCCGGCACCGAAACGCTTGAGCCCGAAGAAACCATCATCTCCGACGAGAAGCCGCACGAGATTGAGGAGAAGTCCTTTGCGGACTTCAACGTCCGCGCCGACATCGTGGAGTCCCTGGCCGACGCCGGCATCACCCACCCCTTCCCCATCCAGGCCATGACCCTGCCGGTGGCACTCTCCGGACACGACATCATCGGCCAGGCCAAGACCGGCACCGGCAAGACCCTGGGTTTCGGTATCCCGGCCCTCCAGCGGGTTGTAGGCCGGGACGACGCCGGCTACGAAAAGCTTGCCGTCCCAGGCGCACCGCAGGCATTGGTCATTGTTCCCACCCGTGAACTGGCGGTTCAGGTCGCCAACGACCTGCAGACTGCATCCCGCAAGCGGAATGCACGCATCGCCACCATCTACGGCGGCCGCGCCTACGAGCCGCAGGTGGAGGCGCTGAAGAACGGTGTGGAAGTTGTGGTGGGAACCCCCGGGCGCCTCATCGACCTCTACAAGCAGAAGCACCTGAGCCTGAAAAACGTAAAGATCGTCATCCTGGACGAGGCTGACGAAATGCTTGACCTCGGCTTCCTGCCCGACGTCGAAACCCTGATCGCAGCAACACCGGCCGTCCGCCAGACCCTGCTGTTCTCCGCTACCATGCCGGGCCCGGTCATCGCCATGGCCCGGCGCTACATGACCCAGCCCACCCACATCCGTGCGGCGGATCCGGATGATGAAGGCCTCACCAAGCGCGATATCCGCCAGCTCATCTACCGTGCGCACAGCATGGACAAGATCGAGGTCGTCTCCCGCATCCTGCAGGCCCGGGGCCGCGGCCGGACCATCATCTTCACCAAGACCAAACGCACTGCCGCCAAGGTTTCCGAGGAACTCGTGGACCGGGGCTTCGCGGCCGCCGCCATCCACGGCGACCTCGGCCAGGGTGCCCGCGAGCAGGCCCTCCGGGCCTTCCGCAACAACAAGGTGGACGTCCTGGTGGCAACCGACGTCGCCGCGCGCGGCATCGACGTCGACGACGTCACACACGTCATCAACTACCAGTGCGTGGAAGACGAGAAAATCTACCTGCACCGCGTGGGCCGCACCGGCCGCGCCGGCAACAAGGGCACCGCCGTCACCTTCGTGGACTGGGACGACATGCCCCGCTGGGGACTGATCAACAAGGCCCTGGGCCTGAGCGTGCCGGAGCCCGTGGAGACCTATTCGTCGTCCCCGCACCTCTTTGAAGACCTGGACATTCCCGAAGGCACCAAGGGACGGCTCCCGCGCGACAAGCGCACCCTGGCCGGAGTTGACGCCGAAGTCCTGGAAGACCTGGGCGAAACGGGCAAGAAGAACGCCCGCGGGGGCCGCGACGCAGGCCGTGACGCCGGCCGCTCCGGCGGCCGTGACAGCCGCGACCGGGACAACCGGGAACGCGGCGGCAGGCGCGAAGGCGGGCGCAGCGGCGACTCCGCTGCCCGCACAGGCGAGCGCCGCCGTCGTACGTCCGAGCCTGCCGCAGCTCCCGTTGCTGCCGGTGATGGCAACGCCGCTGCAGGCGAAGCAGAGCAGCCCTCCCGCACCCGCCGCCCCCGCACGCGCACCCGGCGCCGCAACGGCGAGGTAGTGGGCGGCGACAAGGCCACGCAGCCCGGCAGCAGCGAGGCCTAA
- a CDS encoding DUF3107 domain-containing protein — protein MEIKIGVQNVAREIVLESTEDADSVAKVVGEAITTGNELRLKDEKGRLIIVPGGALGYVEIGAEEARRVGFGQF, from the coding sequence GTGGAGATTAAGATCGGCGTTCAGAACGTTGCCCGCGAAATTGTGCTCGAATCAACCGAGGACGCGGATTCTGTGGCCAAGGTCGTGGGGGAAGCGATCACAACGGGCAACGAACTGCGACTGAAAGATGAAAAGGGACGCCTGATCATTGTTCCCGGCGGCGCGCTTGGCTACGTGGAAATCGGTGCAGAAGAGGCACGGCGCGTAGGTTTCGGCCAGTTCTAG
- a CDS encoding RNB domain-containing ribonuclease, translated as MSHHRLAPSVHEHTNALEAALGALRSELELPGAYPDDAVKDAEAAVSALQLPSHDLTSVEFITIDPASSTDLDQALFIERDGGGYHVLYAIADVPAFVAPGGPLDAETRRRGQTFYTPDGRIPLHPEVISEGAGSLLPGQDCSAFVWDFRLDGDAQVTAVTVRRARMRSRAKLSYKGAQAELDGGSPSPVLLLLKEVGLKRVELERARDGASLNMPDQEIVQLPDGGYRIAAAPQLPVEDWNAQISLMTGMAAAQLMLAGKVGILRTMPAPDERSLNHFRLQTEALGKPWDGEVSYGEYLRSLDPTHPRQLAILHSAGMLFRGAAYTAFDGTVPDDAVQSAIGAAYAHTTAPLRRLVDRFVLVTCEALSNGGEVPGWVRDALPSLPEIMAGSDQLASRMERMALDTVEAALLINHVGQEFDAIVISGSKPQKENGNGGISRNGNGKGKNGNGGSGIIQIAEPAVTARCAGELEAGTKVRVRLISSDIATRDVHFELVPKVP; from the coding sequence GTGTCACATCATCGGCTGGCCCCCAGTGTCCACGAGCACACCAATGCCCTCGAAGCGGCGCTGGGCGCGCTCCGGAGTGAGCTTGAGCTGCCGGGCGCGTACCCTGACGATGCCGTGAAGGACGCCGAGGCCGCCGTGTCCGCATTGCAGCTGCCGTCCCATGACCTGACGTCCGTTGAATTCATCACCATCGATCCGGCGTCGTCCACCGACCTGGACCAGGCGCTGTTCATCGAGCGCGACGGCGGCGGCTACCACGTTCTCTACGCCATCGCCGACGTGCCGGCGTTCGTTGCCCCGGGCGGCCCGCTGGACGCTGAGACGCGGCGCCGGGGACAGACCTTTTACACGCCGGACGGCCGCATCCCGCTGCATCCGGAAGTGATCAGCGAGGGGGCGGGAAGCCTCCTTCCGGGACAGGACTGTTCCGCGTTCGTGTGGGACTTCCGTCTTGACGGTGATGCGCAGGTCACTGCCGTCACGGTGCGGCGTGCCCGGATGCGCAGCCGCGCCAAGCTCAGCTACAAGGGCGCCCAGGCGGAACTTGACGGCGGCAGCCCCTCCCCTGTGCTGCTCCTCCTCAAAGAAGTGGGCCTCAAGCGCGTGGAACTGGAGCGTGCCCGGGATGGTGCCAGCCTGAACATGCCGGACCAGGAGATTGTCCAGCTTCCCGACGGCGGCTACCGGATTGCCGCCGCACCGCAGCTGCCCGTGGAGGACTGGAACGCCCAGATATCGCTGATGACCGGCATGGCAGCCGCGCAGCTCATGCTGGCCGGAAAAGTGGGCATCCTGCGCACCATGCCCGCCCCGGATGAGCGTTCCCTGAACCATTTCCGACTGCAGACAGAGGCCCTCGGAAAGCCGTGGGACGGCGAAGTCAGCTACGGCGAATACCTCCGCAGCCTGGACCCCACCCATCCCCGCCAGCTCGCAATCCTCCACTCCGCGGGGATGCTTTTCCGCGGGGCCGCCTATACGGCCTTCGACGGCACCGTCCCGGATGACGCCGTGCAGTCCGCCATCGGCGCAGCGTACGCCCATACCACCGCCCCGCTTCGCCGCCTGGTGGACCGCTTTGTGCTGGTCACCTGCGAGGCCTTGAGTAATGGCGGAGAGGTGCCCGGGTGGGTGCGGGATGCACTGCCGTCGCTTCCCGAGATCATGGCCGGCTCGGACCAGCTGGCATCCCGGATGGAGCGCATGGCGCTGGACACCGTGGAGGCGGCGCTGCTGATCAACCACGTCGGACAGGAGTTCGACGCGATCGTCATTTCAGGGTCGAAGCCCCAGAAGGAGAACGGGAACGGCGGCATAAGCCGGAACGGCAACGGCAAGGGCAAGAACGGCAACGGCGGCTCCGGGATCATCCAGATCGCCGAACCTGCAGTGACGGCGCGCTGCGCCGGAGAACTGGAGGCCGGAACCAAGGTCCGGGTGCGCCTCATATCCTCGGACATCGCCACGCGTGATGTGCATTTCGAACTGGTGCCGAAGGTGCCGTGA
- a CDS encoding TetR/AcrR family transcriptional regulator — MVHEARADRPSAAEPQTPPRPAGQRSARLPRDERRAQLLNAAQEVFVANGYHGAAMDEIAETAHVSKPVLYQHFPSKRELYLALLESHLASLTELMLGALNSTTDNDERVQAVMRAYFQFIASDDQAHRLVFESDLINDPDVSSRLETFNRTFADAIARVIAEDTKLPHLEAQLLGRGLAGMAQVSARYWLETDGNLDINVASDLIYRLAWRGISRFPKES, encoded by the coding sequence GTGGTCCATGAAGCACGGGCTGACCGCCCGTCAGCCGCCGAACCGCAAACTCCCCCGCGTCCCGCAGGGCAGCGGTCCGCCCGGCTTCCGCGTGACGAGCGGCGCGCGCAGCTCCTCAACGCAGCCCAGGAAGTGTTCGTGGCCAATGGGTACCACGGTGCGGCCATGGACGAGATCGCCGAGACGGCGCACGTCAGCAAACCTGTCCTGTACCAGCACTTTCCGTCAAAGCGCGAGCTGTACCTCGCCTTGCTGGAAAGCCATCTGGCCTCGCTTACCGAACTGATGCTGGGCGCCCTGAACTCCACCACCGATAATGACGAGCGCGTGCAGGCCGTCATGCGTGCCTACTTCCAGTTCATCGCCAGCGATGACCAGGCCCACCGGCTGGTGTTTGAATCCGACCTGATCAACGACCCCGACGTCAGCTCGCGGCTGGAGACTTTCAACAGGACGTTCGCCGATGCCATCGCACGCGTCATCGCCGAGGACACCAAGCTCCCCCATCTCGAGGCACAGCTGCTGGGCCGGGGGCTGGCAGGGATGGCCCAGGTCAGCGCCAGGTACTGGCTGGAAACTGACGGCAACCTGGACATCAATGTGGCCAGCGACCTCATCTACCGTTTAGCTTGGCGCGGAATCTCTCGCTTCCCCAAAGAGTCCTAG
- the moeB gene encoding molybdopterin-synthase adenylyltransferase MoeB → MASTFTANVSPVSLDPLVEPGPDLTPDEVERYSRHLIIPEIGSLGQRRLKNAKVLVIGAGGLGSPALLYLAAAGVGTLGIIDDDAVDLSNLQRQVIHGVADVGRPKIESARDAIAALNPLVDVRLHNVRLDASNALELFAGYDLILDGADNFATRYLVNDAAAILGKPYVWGSIFRFDGQVSVFWEKHGPTYRDLYPEAPPAGSVPSCGEGGVFGMLCAAVGSLMVTEAVKLITGVGRSLLGRVALFDALGGSWREIRVSKDPAAAPITGLADYEAFCGVTPAVPSGTEHTVTAAQLATMLAARKAGLKDFELVDVRESGEYDIVRIDGAKLIPQGRILAGEAWNELPRDRDIVFHCKAGSRSANVLAAARKAGYQRVSHLDGGILAWVREVEPHKPVY, encoded by the coding sequence ATGGCTTCGACATTCACCGCAAATGTTTCACCTGTGTCATTGGATCCGCTGGTGGAACCGGGCCCGGACCTTACCCCGGACGAGGTGGAACGCTATTCGCGGCACCTCATCATCCCTGAGATCGGCTCGCTGGGTCAGCGGCGGCTCAAGAATGCCAAAGTGCTGGTGATCGGCGCCGGCGGGCTCGGCTCCCCGGCGCTCCTGTACCTTGCCGCTGCCGGCGTCGGGACGCTGGGAATTATCGACGACGACGCCGTTGACCTCAGCAACCTGCAGCGCCAGGTCATCCATGGGGTGGCGGATGTGGGCCGCCCCAAGATCGAGTCCGCCCGCGACGCCATCGCCGCCCTCAACCCCTTGGTGGACGTGCGGCTGCACAATGTCCGGCTCGACGCGTCCAACGCCCTTGAACTGTTTGCCGGGTACGACCTGATCCTCGACGGCGCGGACAACTTCGCCACCCGCTACCTGGTCAACGACGCCGCCGCCATCCTGGGCAAACCCTACGTCTGGGGTTCCATCTTCCGGTTCGACGGCCAGGTGAGTGTCTTCTGGGAAAAGCACGGGCCCACCTACCGGGACCTCTACCCTGAGGCGCCGCCGGCAGGCTCGGTGCCCTCGTGCGGCGAGGGCGGCGTGTTCGGCATGCTGTGCGCTGCCGTTGGATCGCTCATGGTGACGGAGGCAGTCAAGCTGATTACCGGCGTCGGACGTTCCCTGTTGGGCCGTGTGGCGCTGTTCGACGCCTTGGGCGGAAGCTGGCGCGAGATCCGTGTTTCAAAGGACCCCGCGGCCGCGCCCATCACGGGGCTGGCCGACTACGAGGCGTTCTGCGGCGTTACGCCGGCGGTCCCCTCCGGCACGGAGCACACTGTCACGGCCGCCCAGCTGGCTACCATGCTCGCCGCGCGCAAGGCGGGGCTGAAGGACTTTGAACTGGTGGATGTCCGCGAATCGGGGGAGTACGACATCGTCCGGATCGACGGCGCGAAGCTCATCCCGCAGGGCCGGATCCTTGCCGGCGAGGCGTGGAATGAGCTCCCCCGGGACAGGGACATCGTGTTCCACTGCAAGGCGGGGTCGCGTTCGGCCAACGTCCTTGCCGCGGCGCGGAAGGCAGGCTACCAGCGGGTGAGCCATCTCGACGGCGGCATCCTCGCCTGGGTGCGCGAGGTGGAACCCCACAAGCCCGTCTACTAA
- the thiO gene encoding glycine oxidase ThiO — protein sequence MPNALEAPYRPAPGSSLEADVAVIGGGVIGHGIAWEVRRSGHSAVVIDDAPGSGASWAAAGMLAPVSELHYQEEDLLELMLEASGRWPGFAAGLAAAAGSDPGYLTTPTLALGADAADRQALLDLRGVQQANGLTVEPLTIREARRREPLLSPAIASALDTPADHQVDPRLLVACLRRALARHTGGTGSGGSFVAGAAEGYAVPDRAAGLLWRDGAVAGVTLEGGGTVAARETVVANGLHAAALTGLPENLHLPLRPVHGDILRLAVPSHLQPLLTSTVRGLVRGIPVYIVPRQDGTVVIGATQREDALGKKDSGTSAGAVSAGSVYQLLRDAQVLVPAVAELELLECTARARPGTPDNAPLLGRVPLEDGPAGQSHVEGLIIATGFFRHGVLLTPAAAAICRDLLEGRADPRWAPFNPGRFSGAAVRPAAAATPPNPKETA from the coding sequence ATGCCCAATGCGCTCGAAGCCCCGTACCGGCCCGCGCCCGGCTCTTCACTGGAGGCCGACGTTGCGGTCATCGGCGGGGGAGTCATCGGCCACGGCATCGCCTGGGAGGTGAGAAGGTCCGGGCATTCAGCGGTGGTCATCGATGACGCCCCCGGATCCGGTGCCAGCTGGGCCGCGGCGGGGATGCTTGCCCCGGTGAGCGAGCTGCACTACCAGGAGGAGGACCTCCTGGAACTCATGCTGGAGGCCTCCGGGCGCTGGCCGGGTTTTGCCGCAGGCCTCGCCGCGGCCGCCGGTTCGGATCCCGGTTATCTTACGACGCCGACCCTCGCCCTGGGTGCCGACGCCGCGGACCGGCAGGCGCTGCTGGACCTGCGCGGGGTGCAGCAGGCCAACGGGCTGACGGTTGAGCCCCTCACCATCCGTGAAGCCCGGCGCCGGGAGCCGCTGTTGAGCCCGGCCATTGCCTCGGCGCTGGATACACCGGCGGACCACCAGGTGGATCCCCGGCTGCTGGTGGCCTGCCTCCGCCGTGCCCTGGCCCGGCACACCGGCGGAACCGGGAGCGGCGGAAGCTTCGTGGCCGGCGCCGCCGAGGGCTACGCCGTTCCGGACCGGGCAGCGGGCCTGCTCTGGCGGGACGGAGCCGTCGCCGGCGTCACGCTGGAGGGCGGAGGAACGGTGGCGGCCAGGGAGACGGTGGTGGCCAACGGACTGCACGCCGCGGCCCTCACCGGGCTGCCGGAAAACCTGCACTTGCCCTTGCGCCCGGTCCACGGCGACATTCTTCGCCTCGCCGTCCCCTCCCACCTCCAGCCGCTGCTGACTTCCACCGTGCGCGGACTGGTCCGCGGGATCCCTGTGTACATCGTCCCCCGGCAGGACGGCACCGTGGTGATCGGGGCAACGCAGCGTGAGGACGCACTGGGGAAGAAGGACAGCGGAACCAGCGCCGGGGCAGTGTCGGCAGGGAGCGTCTACCAGCTGCTGCGCGACGCCCAGGTCCTGGTGCCTGCGGTCGCAGAACTTGAGCTGCTGGAATGCACAGCCCGGGCCCGTCCCGGCACACCTGACAACGCCCCGCTGCTCGGGCGGGTCCCCTTGGAGGACGGCCCTGCAGGTCAAAGCCACGTGGAAGGGCTGATCATTGCCACCGGCTTCTTCCGCCACGGCGTCCTCCTCACCCCGGCAGCGGCCGCGATATGCCGGGACCTGCTCGAAGGCAGGGCGGACCCCCGCTGGGCCCCCTTCAACCCCGGCCGCTTTTCCGGCGCCGCTGTTCGGCCTGCTGCAGCGGCCACCCCACCCAACCCCAAGGAGACAGCATGA